A segment of the Lelliottia amnigena genome:
GGTACGCCGTAAAGTTGGCCGTCGCCGTCAGCGGCGCATACGGCGGATCGCAATACACGACCGACTGATGATCCGCGCGCGCCATGCTGTCTGCGTACGACTCGCAGATAAAGAGTGCATTCTGTGCTTTCTCAGCAAAGTGATACAACTCAACCTGCGGGAAATAAGGGCGCTTGTAGCGGCCAAACGGCACGTTGAATTCCCCGCGCAGATTATACCGGCACAGGCCGTTGTAGCCATGTCGGTTAAGATACAGGAATAATAACGCCCGCCGGAAAGGATCGCGGCTTTGGTTAAATTCTACGCGAAGCTGATAGTAAACTTCAGATTGATTCGTCTCAGGCGTAAACAACTTACGCGCCTCGTCAACGTACTCGTCGGTACGATCTTTAACGATGTTATAGAGGCTAATCAGATCGCTGTTGATATCCGCCAGGATATAACGAGAGAAGTCGGTGTTGAGAAACACGGACCCGGCACCCACAAAGGGCTCGATAAGGCACTCGCCCTTCGGCAGGTGTTTTTTAATATCGTCAAGCAGGGGGAATTTTCCCCCTGCCCATTTTAGAAAAGCGCGATTTTTTTTCATGCTGACTAACTGATTACACCTTTTCCAGCTGTGGAAAAGCTCCGACAGCATTCTGCGCTTTAAACATTACTTCAAGTCGGCCTGAACCTGATGAATCGGTTTCGCCCATGGGTTTTTCGCCTGAACGTCAGCAGGTAACGTTGCCACAGCGCGTTTCGCTTCGTCTTTAGAGGCGTAAACGCCACTAACCAGCGTGTACCATGGCTGCCCGTTGCGAGTCGACTGATAAACCACATAGTTTTTCAGGTTCGATTTTTTCGCCCAGTTATTCAGATTGTCGTAGTTAGACGAACTGCTCAACTGAAGCGTGTAATTGTTGGACGGTGCGGCCTTCATTGCCCCAACATTACCCGAAGACTTACCGGATGCAGAGCCAGACGTTGATGCAGTCGCGGCAGGAGCCGGTGTTGCTGCGGTGACTTTCGGTGCCGCTGTCGCTACAGGTGTTTTCACCGGCCGTGCTGGTAGCGGTTTCCGTTGGCTTGGGCTGGGCAACCGGTTTGGCTTCCGTGGCTTTAGCAACGGTCTGCGGTTTCGTTTCGCGCTTCGGCTCAATCACCGCTTTTTGACGCTCTGGACGCGAAGTGGCAGCCTGAGTTTGACGCGGTTTGGTTTCGGTTGCTGCGGTTTGCGGTTGTGCATTCCCGCCACGAATTGGCGCGACGGTTGCAGGCTCGGTTGGCAGCGTGGAGTTAGCCACCACGTTATTCACCTGATCCTGGTTCTGCGTGAGCGCGTTGTTCAGATCGCCCTGAACTTCAACACGCTGCTGGCCTTCAGGTGCCGCACTTGCCTGGCCCTGAGTTGGCGTAGCCGAAACAGGAGGCAGTGAGACATCCTGCGGAGCATTGGTTGGATTGCCCGCGGTCTGTTCAGCAGACGTCGTGCCTGGCGCAGGTTGCACACCATTGGCCTGATCTGCTGCATCATTATTATTGCCCGAAAGATTGATGCTCTTTTCGGTTGAAGCGGTCTGCTCATTTGAGGGGGTAGACGGTGCTTTCAGCGCAGAACCGATGCCGATAATCAGCAGCAGCAGGACAAAAACGCCAAGACCCATCATAACGTACTGACGTGAAGCGGGTTTCGCCGCCACTTTTTTACGTTTACGCGGGCGACGCTCTACAGACTCTTCGTCCAGTGATTCATCATCAGACTCATAATCCTCTTCTTCACGCTCATCGCGCGCGTTGCGGCTACGTGACGGACGACGATCGTCTGCATCCAAATCAACATCATCGAAGTTGATTTGCGGCTCATTATCATCGCGATCTGAAGATTGACGAGAACGACCAGTACGACGATCGCTGGGATCGGGTTTCAGCTCGTCTTCTGGTTTGAATTCATCCATTTAACACCCCACTCAAAGGCTCATGCTTACGACGTTGCATTTCACCTGAAGCTAAATAGCTACCTGTAACAGTAGCCTGACCTTTCTAGTTGTTACGCCTGCTGGCAATCAGCAATAGCGCCAAGAACCACATCATGCGACACTCCGCCGCGCACTTCACTCTTCCCTATTGCCAGTGGGAGCACTAAGCGCATCTCACCCGCCAAAACTTTTTTATCGCGCATCATGTGGGGTAAATACGCGTGCGAAGACATCTCGCGCGGCCCCGTTACCGGTAAGCCAGCACGCTCAAGCAGCGTGATGATGCGTTGAGTCTCTTCTTGCTTAAATTGACCCAGACGTTCAGAGGTACGCGCGGCCATCACCATGCCCGCTGCAACCGCTTCGCCATGAAGCCAATTGCCGTAACCCATCTCCGCCTCAATCGCGTGACCGAACGTGTGCCCCAGATTCAGTAAAGCACGTAAGCCCGTTTCACGCTCGTCTGCTGCAACGACTTCTGCTTTTAGCTCACAACAACGGCGGATGCAGTAAGCCAGCGCTTTACCGTCAAGGTTAAGCAATGCATCCATGTTCTCTTCCAGCCAGCTAAAGAACTCGCCGTCCAGAATAATGCCGTATTTGATCACTTCAGCCAGGCCTGATGCCAATTCGCGCTGGGGCAATGTGTTCAGACAGTCGAGATCCACAACCACCGATGCGGGCTGATAGAACGCGCCAATCATGTTTTTGCCAAGCGGATGGTTAACCGCTGTTTTGCCGCCAACCGAAGAATCGACCTGTGATAAAAGCGTGGTAGGAATTTGAATAAAACGAACACCACGTTGATAACTTGCCGCAGCAAAACCCGTTAGATCGCCAACAACACCACCGCCGAGGGCAAGTAGTGTCGTATCGCGACCATGCGGTTTTTGCAGTAATGCGGTAAAGACGGTCTCAAGGACCGCCAGGCTTTTATACTGCTCGCCATCAGGCAAAATCACACTGTCGACGTTCACACCTGCCTGTTCCAGCAGATGACGAATTTTGTCGAGATAAAGCGGAGCCAGCGTCTCGTTGGTGACAAGCATAGCTTGATCACCCGCTTTCAGTGGTAAGAAGGAAGCTGGGTCGTTAAACAAACCAGCCGCGATGGTGATAGGGTAACTACGTTCCCCGAGAGTAACTGTAATCCTCTCCATGACGCGACATCCACCTTAAATGCTATTACCCGTGGGCGAGTGTATATAAAGCCAGAATCAGTTGCTTTCCAGCATATGAATAATCTGGTTTGCAACGACTTTTGCGCTCTGATCGTCGGTACGAATCGTTACGTCAGCAATTTCTTCGTACAGTGGATTGCGTTCACCAGCCAGTGCTTCAAGAACTTCACGTGGAGGCGTTTCAACCTGCAGTAACGGGCGCTTTTTATCACGCTGCGTACGTGCGAGTTGTTTCTCGATAGTCGTCTCAAGATAAACCACAACGCCGCGGGCCGAGAGACGGTTACGCGTTTCACGAGATTTTACAGAACCGCCGCCAGTAGCCAGCACAATGCCCTGTTTTTCCGTAAGTTCATTGATAACTTTTTCTTCACGGTCACGGAAACCTTCTTCGCCTTCTACATCGAAGACCCAGCCCACATCAGCTCCGGTTCGTTTCTCAATCTCGTGATCAGAATCGTAAAATTCCATATTGAGTTGTTGAGCTAACTGGCGCCCAATAGTGCTTTTGCCGGCACCCATAGGCCCAACCAGAAAGATATTGCGTTTCTCTGCCATTTTTTCGGTACTACTAAGACTATTCGTTAATGGTAATTCCGGCTTCGCGAGTACTCAACGTAGCAGGACATGAACTGAAACCTCATATGCGATAGTGCGAGAGTCAGACTAAAAATTATCTCAGTAGTCCTGCTTGTTTGGCAACTGATTAAATCACCATGCCAAATGCTTAGGGGCAACAAGAGGTAAGATTAGAGAAGCTGAAACTCAAATCGGTACTCCTTGTATGCTAATTCATGCCTCACGTCAAACATCTGCAACAAACTGGGTGCAAAATCCTCGCGGTGATCGTTTCGGTTACTGAATATCAATCAGGCGTGGCGTAATAAACACCACCAGCTCGCGACGCTCGTTATCTTTGCCGTCATGGCGGAAAAACTGGCCCAGCAAGGGAACATGTCCGAGACCCGGGACGCTATCACTGGCCGTTTTATTCTTTTGAGAGAAAATACCGCCCAGTGCCAGCGTTTCTCCACTTTTCACTTCGACCTGAGTTTCGATCTCCTGCTTATCAATCGCCAGCGTTTCACCATCAGCCTGCTGTAAAACTTGCCCCGGCATATTTTCGCTAATACGCAGCTTCAAACGCACCCGTCCGTTGGGAAGCACGACTGGCGTCACTTCCATGCCCAAAACCGCCTCTTTAAATTCCACCGAGGTCGCTCCGCTCTCACCGCTGGAAACCTGGTAAGGAATTTCGCTGCCCTGTTTAATACTGGCGGGCTGCATATGCGAAGCCAAAAGCCGGGGACTGGCAATAATCTCCAACTGTTGCTTTTGCTCAAGGGCGGAAAGCTCCAGATCCAAAAGTCTGCCGTCAATTCGACCAATGTTGAATCCGACATGGGTAGTGGCATTGGCAACGGAAAGATCGACGCCCATCGTGGTGACTTGCCCCGGTGCCCCTGCACCTTGCGCCTCGGCAAGATTCCATTTCACGCCAAGCTCACGCAGGCTTTTTTCATTTATCGTGACGATATGCGCTTCCAGCTCCACCTGAGCGATGGGCAGATCCATCTCTTTTACCCAGTGTTGAAAGTTATCAAGCACTGAAGGAATATCGCGCACCAGTAATCGATTCGTGCGTTTGTCGACGGATAAACTCCCTTTTGGGCTGAGCTGTTTCTCGGCGGATTTCTGTAGTTCGCCGCCGTCTGCATAGGCCAGAGCATAGCTGCGCGACGCAAGCGGGACATCCAGTTTGAGCCTGGTCTTCTCCTCTTCATTACGCGCCTGCTGGTCACGTTGCCATGCGGCAGTGTTAACATAAAAAATACCGCGCTCCTCGCGTAACACCAGCCCAGCGCTGGTGACTACGGTTTGCAGCGCCTGCCGCCAGGGCACACGCGTTAAATGCAGCGATAGCGTACCGGTAACATCGGGTGAAACGATAAGGTTACGGTTCTCCAGCTCGACCAACGACTGCAAAACCTGAACAACCGGTACGTCATCAACCACCAGGGTCACTGGCTTTTGAGCGATGCTCCATGCCGACGTGCTGAACAGCGCTAGCAGGGCGACTATCCTTGTTATTTTCATTTTTCGTTCCTTCTCGTTTCCATTGCCATTCCTTCGGGTCACATCCGTCACCAACCTCGATGACCATTTCCGTATCATTTATCGCCAGAACTCGCCAGCCTGATGGCAGGTGATCTTCCTGATGGGCACGATGCCAGCGATCCTGCTCATCTTTCATAATGCCCACAACACCTGCGCTGCGGATGAGTCCCTGGTAGTGCCATTTGTTGAGCTTCCCGACCTCACAGCGATCCACGGGCGGTCGAAACGGATCGCGCATCCCAGTGAGAAAAACCAGTGAGCACAGGATCAACCCGCGTAGCTCAGTTCGCATGTAGACTCTCCACCTGCACGATTAGCTTTAGCCGTGATTCGCCGGGTTCGACGGAAAAGGCCGTCACCCCCATTCCACGCTGCGCGATCGCGTCAAACAGATCGGGAATCTGCATCCAGTCTGCGTCTAAAGAGAGTTCACCGCCTTTCGCATTGGGCAGCCAGCGAACTAACCGCGCACCATGCGTTTGAAAATCCAGAGGCGAAAAGGCCTGCCGCCCAGAAATATCTGGTTGTTCCTCAGCATGGCCTCGCTGAACTTCGCTCGTCCAAAGTGCTTTCACCACTGTGGTGATGGGCTCTCGTTTTGTTTCAAGTTGAGAAACGTGCTGTATCGCCGGGCGCGTGAGTATCAAATACGCCGTCAGCAGCACGCAGCCTGAAATCAGGCCCCAGATCAGAATGCGCGTGCGCGAACGAAACGCATACCACCGTTCGAATAAGCTGTGCACGTCTCACTCCTGGCGCTGGAGTGTGAGGCTGTACGTCCAGCGCCCCTGATTATCCTGCTGCAGCTCCCCCGCAGGCCCAAGCGTGAAGCCACCGAAGTGCTTCAATGATTCAGTGAGTTTTTGAAGGGATAAAAGCGTCGTGGCATAACCTTTCAACACCAGGCTGGACTGCTGAAATGACATTTGCGTGAGCCATACCTGCTCCGGAATCGCCAACGCCAGCGCCACGAGCGTTGGCTGCCAGGCTTGCGTTTTAGTCAGCAAAACAGCCGCTTGTTGGGTGAGTTGCTGTTGCTCGTGTTGCGCTCGCCAGCGCGCACGATGGGCCTCGAGCTTTTGTTGAATCGCCATATCGCCCACCAGATACACCTCCAGCACGTGCGAACGTATCGCGAAGCGCGATCGCAGACTCATCATCACGGTGAGGGAAAGCAGTAACGACCCAACAAAGAGTAACGTCCAGAAACGCCAGCAACGCTGTTGTCGCCATTGCCGCCACGGCAAAAAGTTAGTGGTTTTCATTCAACGATGTCCCCCATCGCAAGGGCCAGAGCGACGGTAAAGTCCGCTCCACAGTCAGGCAATGGCGGCAAATTACGTGAGACCAGAGTGAAAGGATCAAGATTATCAGCCGCGAAAAGAGCCATATCTTCAGGCTTAAGCGCCAAAAGCGCCGCCAGATCTCCCACCGCTGCTGCCTCGGTCAGTGGCTTACGGCCCCACTGGTGACGCGTTGCCCATAGCCAGTGGCGATCGTCGCGCCAGACCGCGCAGTGGAAAGGAGGCTGAAGAAGTAGCAGTAAATTCACCAGCGCACCCGCATCCGGCGTAATCGCCGCAACATGCAGACGGAGCGTGTTTGCCAGCGTTAACAATGCCGCGACCTCTTTGTTTTGTGCAGCGGTTACCTGGAACGAACGGGTCAGCGTATCCTGCACATAATCGAAGCACAGCGCATCGGGTGCCATTTCAAGCTCGCGTGACATGGCTGAAGCAATCCACGAGGCTTGCTCACTGTCGCGTAAGTTGAGTGCCGGACAAGGAAGCGCTTTTTTGCAACGTTCGTGCAGCGGGGAATGCGAGGAAAATCCGGTGATGGTGCGGCAAGACCTTGCTCCAGGTACGTAGCGCAGCAACCAATTGTTCTGGCTCAATAATTTGTCCATCACGGATAATTCCCCGCTCCAGCGGAATTTGCCACCAACGGCGCAGATTCCATCCGGTTCGCTCCTTTGTAAGACAGACAGCTAAAACCCTATCTTGTTGAATATGAACACCTGTTCGCCACGTTTTGAAAGCCATGCTTCACGATCTCCTTATCGCCCGTCCTTTTGACGGCTATATCAATGATTCAGGCTTGCCTTTATACTACCGGCCGATTGTTTAGAAACTGCCCAAGTGAAACTAAATGGGAAATCTCCAGTGAAGTTCGTAAAGTATTTATTGATCCTTGCAGTCTGTTGCATTCTGCTGGGAGCAGGCTCGATTTATGGTTTGTACAAATATATTGAGCCGCAACTGCCTGATGTCGCCACGCTACGCGATGTGCGACTGCAAATCCCGATGCAGGTCTACAGTGCCGACGGTGAATTGATCGCTCAATATGGCGAAAAGCGCCGTATTCCGCTGACCTTAAATGAAATTCCTCCGGTGATGGTGAAGGCCTTTATCGCCACGGAAGACAGCCGTTTTTATGAACACCATGGCGTCGATCCTGTGGGGATTTTCCGTGCCGCAAGCGTGGCATTGTTCTCCGGTCACGCTTCCCAGGGGGCAAGTACGATTACGCAGCAGCTGGCGCGTAACTTCTTCCTGAGCCCGGAAAAAACGCTGACGCGTAAGATCAAGGAAGTGTTTCTTGCTATTCGCATCGAGCAATTGCTGAGCAAAGACGAAATCCTCGAGCTTTATCTCAACAAGATCTATCTGGGATATCGCGCGTACGGCGTGGGCGCGGCGGCGCAGGTCTATTTCGGTAAGCCTGTCCAGGAGCTGACCTTAAGCGAAATGGCGACCATTGCGGGTCTGCCTAAAGCACCGTCGACGTTTAACCCGCTCTACTCACTCGATCGTGCCACTGCGCGCCGTAACGTAGTGCTGTCACGCATGCTAAGCGAAGGCTATATCAGCCAGACACAGTACGATCAGGCGCGCAATGATGTGATTGACGCTAACTATCACGCGCCCAAAATCGCC
Coding sequences within it:
- a CDS encoding pilus assembly protein HofM, with the protein product MAFKTWRTGVHIQQDRVLAVCLTKERTGWNLRRWWQIPLERGIIRDGQIIEPEQLVAALRTWSKVLPHHHRIFLAFPAARTLQKSASLSGTQLTRQ
- the hofO gene encoding DNA utilization protein HofO produces the protein MHSLFERWYAFRSRTRILIWGLISGCVLLTAYLILTRPAIQHVSQLETKREPITTVVKALWTSEVQRGHAEEQPDISGRQAFSPLDFQTHGARLVRWLPNAKGGELSLDADWMQIPDLFDAIAQRGMGVTAFSVEPGESRLKLIVQVESLHAN
- the damX_1 gene encoding DamX — translated: MKAAPSNNYTLQLSSSSNYDNLNNWAKKSNLKNYVVYQSTRNGQPWYTLVSGVYASKDEAKRAVATLPADVQAKNPWAKPIHQVQADLK
- the aroK gene encoding Shikimate kinase 1, whose amino-acid sequence is MAEKRNIFLVGPMGAGKSTIGRQLAQQLNMEFYDSDHEIEKRTGADVGWVFDVEGEEGFRDREEKVINELTEKQGIVLATGGGSVKSRETRNRLSARGVVVYLETTIEKQLARTQRDKKRPLLQVETPPREVLEALAGERNPLYEEIADVTIRTDDQSAKVVANQIIHMLESN
- a CDS encoding fimbrial assembly family protein; amino-acid sequence: MKTTNFLPWRQWRQQRCWRFWTLLFVGSLLLSLTVMMSLRSRFAIRSHVLEVYLVGDMAIQQKLEAHRARWRAQHEQQQLTQQAAVLLTKTQAWQPTLVALALAIPEQVWLTQMSFQQSSLVLKGYATTLLSLQKLTESLKHFGGFTLGPAGELQQDNQGRWTYSLTLQRQE
- the damX_2 gene encoding sporulation domain-containing protein; this translates as MDEFKPEDELKPDPSDRRTGRSRQSSDRDDNEPQINFDDVDLDADDRRPSRSRNARDEREEEDYESDDESLDEESVERRPRKRKKVAAKPASRQYVMMGLGVFVLLLLIIGIGSALKAPSTPSNEQTASTEKSINLSGNNNDAADQANGVQPAPGTTSAEQTAGNPTNAPQDVSLPPVSATPTQGQASAAPEGQQRVEVQGDLNNALTQNQDQVNNVVANSTLPTEPATVAPIRGGNAQPQTAATETKPRQTQAATSRPERQKAVIEPKRETKPQTVAKATEAKPVAQPKPTETATSTAGENTCSDSGTESHRSNTGSCRDCINVWLCIR
- the hofQ gene encoding outer membrane porin HofQ, with product MKITRIVALLALFSTSAWSIAQKPVTLVVDDVPVVQVLQSLVELENRNLIVSPDVTGTLSLHLTRVPWRQALQTVVTSAGLVLREERGIFYVNTAAWQRDQQARNEEEKTRLKLDVPLASRSYALAYADGGELQKSAEKQLSPKGSLSVDKRTNRLLVRDIPSVLDNFQHWVKEMDLPIAQVELEAHIVTINEKSLRELGVKWNLAEAQGAGAPGQVTTMGVDLSVANATTHVGFNIGRIDGRLLDLELSALEQKQQLEIIASPRLLASHMQPASIKQGSEIPYQVSSGESGATSVEFKEAVLGMEVTPVVLPNGRVRLKLRISENMPGQVLQQADGETLAIDKQEIETQVEVKSGETLALGGIFSQKNKTASDSVPGLGHVPLLGQFFRHDGKDNERRELVVFITPRLIDIQ
- the aroB gene encoding 3-dehydroquinate synthase — protein: MERITVTLGERSYPITIAAGLFNDPASFLPLKAGDQAMLVTNETLAPLYLDKIRHLLEQAGVNVDSVILPDGEQYKSLAVLETVFTALLQKPHGRDTTLLALGGGVVGDLTGFAAASYQRGVRFIQIPTTLLSQVDSSVGGKTAVNHPLGKNMIGAFYQPASVVVDLDCLNTLPQRELASGLAEVIKYGIILDGEFFSWLEENMDALLNLDGKALAYCIRRCCELKAEVVAADERETGLRALLNLGHTFGHAIEAEMGYGNWLHGEAVAAGMVMAARTSERLGQFKQEETQRIITLLERAGLPVTGPREMSSHAYLPHMMRDKKVLAGEMRLVLPLAIGKSEVRGGVSHDVVLGAIADCQQA
- the dam gene encoding DNA adenine methylase — protein: MLSELFHSWKRCNQLVSMKKNRAFLKWAGGKFPLLDDIKKHLPKGECLIEPFVGAGSVFLNTDFSRYILADINSDLISLYNIVKDRTDEYVDEARKLFTPETNQSEVYYQLRVEFNQSRDPFRRALLFLYLNRHGYNGLCRYNLRGEFNVPFGRYKRPYFPQVELYHFAEKAQNALFICESYADSMARADHQSVVYCDPPYAPLTATANFTAYHTNSFNLKEQVHLAEIAEGLVKKRIPVLISNHDTEMTREWYQLATHRYVVQVRRSISSNGGTRKKVDELLALYRP
- a CDS encoding pilus assembly protein HofM, with product MSRELEMAPDALCFDYVQDTLTRSFQVTAAQNKEVAALLTLANTLRLHVAAITPDAGALVNLLLLLQPPFHCAVWRDDRHWLWATRHQWGRKPLTEAAAVGDLAALLALKPEDMALFAADNLDPFTLVSRNLPPLPDCGADFTVALALAMGDIVE